The genomic interval GAAAACTTAGAAGAAAAGCTGGAAATAGAAGAGATTGCGCGTGTTGCGAATGTTTCTACTTTTCACTTTCAACGCACATTCGCCATCCTTACTGAAATACCTGTAGGGGAGTATATTAGAAGAAGAAGGCTGTCAATAGCTGGGCAAAGCTTGCTTCACTCAAGGGAAAAGATTATTGATATTGCTTTTAAATATGGATATGAAACACCAGAAGCTTTTACAAAGGCATATCGCAAACAACATGGGGTTACACCGAGTGAAACGAGAAAAGGAATAGGCTGTCTGAAAATATATAACCCACTCGTCATTCAAGTACAGCTGAAAGGGGCAGAACCAATGAAGGTAAAAGTAGTAGAGAAAGAGGCATTTACTATTGCCGGTATGAAAAAATCTTATTCTTTTCAAGAAGATGAAAATCTTCGCGAAATCCCTAAGCTCTGGGAAGAGGTAAATAAGAATGGAACAGTGAACGAGCTTTTGATGTTATCAGTAGGTGAAGTGTCAGGCGTACTTGGTGTTTGTGTGGACCAATCAGAACAAGCAGACAAGGATATGGATTACTGGGTAGCAGTTGCAACAGAGGAAAAGTCAGCAAAATATGACCAGCTTATCATTCCAGCATCCAAATGGGCAGTTTTTGAAGTACATGGACCAATGCCACATAGTATGCAAAAGGTTTGGAAACAGATTTATTCGGAATGGATGCCG from Niallia sp. FSL W8-0635 carries:
- a CDS encoding AraC family transcriptional regulator, producing MTWLEGLQKALNFIEENLEEKLEIEEIARVANVSTFHFQRTFAILTEIPVGEYIRRRRLSIAGQSLLHSREKIIDIAFKYGYETPEAFTKAYRKQHGVTPSETRKGIGCLKIYNPLVIQVQLKGAEPMKVKVVEKEAFTIAGMKKSYSFQEDENLREIPKLWEEVNKNGTVNELLMLSVGEVSGVLGVCVDQSEQADKDMDYWVAVATEEKSAKYDQLIIPASKWAVFEVHGPMPHSMQKVWKQIYSEWMPTSTYQQAGYISFERYTDDDPSSDNCYSEIWIPVK